The Aedes aegypti strain LVP_AGWG chromosome 3, AaegL5.0 Primary Assembly, whole genome shotgun sequence genome contains a region encoding:
- the LOC5569628 gene encoding protein artichoke: MNSDWGLRLILICVGIYQVASVGNDDFVDACFGVEGDKPPHCEYIDFDDVFESSDIKFNWSFITKLTISNKRIIGIPTRMFESLPNLESFVVVNSLFYREIDPISFVDCHKLEHIEITGTNVTFLDSHLFPKTPKLKHLLFHHNKIREIKYDAFEFLVDLEELNLSYNNLSRLPSGVFHKQKNLKTLDLNHNHLILLSFDSWFPVDGIHSLAYLDASYNQLIELSWSEITVKKVNLKYNNLTNIHISGNCSELHASYNMIETVTVGSNCSIEKLYLAHNHITNFGDLRKCSETLRTLDVSFNILQRQFDFLGMKQLTALNVECTNLTLQYTTLHDLRKLRFLDISYNNLKKIDFENLTSQRLLERLMISGNPIGNMSIGSIKRNFPNLKALGIYDLPWNESSLSVAIEDLKKHDIKPYIKNDYLFEESLCPLKITRNFSSNGDDHEESAEMVHGPSGDKTIEYVVIVLLVAVICGLLFKVFVDSRYYRELFKDRLRGSSISHESLVSCDLNG; encoded by the exons ATGAATTCAGATTG GGGTCTTCGACTTATTTTAATTTGTGTTGGTATCTATCAAGTGGCGAGCGTCGGAAATGACGACTTCGTTGACGCCTGCTTCGGAGTGGAAGGGGACAAACCACCGCATTGCGAGTACATTGATTTCGACGACGTGTTTGAAAGCTCGGATATTAAGTTCAACTGGAGTTTTATTACGAAGCTTACGATCAGCAACAAAAGAATCATCGGAATACCTACTAGAATGTTTGAATCGCTCCCAAATTTGGAGAGCTTCGTCGTGGTGAACAGTTTGTTTTACCGAGAAATCGATCCGATCAGTTTCGTCGATTGCCACAAGTTGGAACACATCGAAATTACCGGAACAAACGTTACTTTTCTGGATTCACACCTATTTCCAAAGACACCAAAATTGAAACATCTACTGTTTCATCACAACAAGATACGCGAAATAAAATACGACGCATTTGAGTTTCTCGTTGACTTGGAAGAGCTGAATCTCTCGTACAACAACCTATCCAGACTACCCAGTGGAGTGTTCCACAAGCAGAAAAACCTCAAAACATTGGATTTGAATCACAACCATCTTATACTGTTAAGTTTCGACAGTTGGTTCCCGGTTGATGGAATCCATTCGCTAGCATATCTAGATGCGTCTTACAATCAGCTCATTGAGCTCTCGTGGAGTGAAATCACCGTGAAGAAGGTAAACCTGAAGTACAACAACTTGACAAACATCCACATCAGCGGCAATTGCTCGGAGCTCCATGCTTCATACAATATGATCGAGACGGTAACGGTCGGCAGTAATTGTTCAATTGAGAAGCTGTACCTCGCTCACAATCACATCACCAACTTCGGTGATCTTCGGAAATGCTCGGAAACGCTACGCACACTGGACGTCTCGTTCAACATCCTTCAGCGACAGTTCGACTTCCTGGGAATGAAACAGCTGACGGCACTCAATGTAGAGTGCACTAATCTCACCCTGCAGTACACGACCTTGCATGACTTGCGGAAGCTTAGATTCCTGGACATTTCCTACAACAACTTAAAGAAGATCGACTTTGAAAACCTCACCTCGCAAAGGCTACTCGAACGGCTGATGATAAGCGGTAATCCAATTGGCAATATGTCGATCGGGTCAATCAAGCGAAATTTCCCAAACCTCAAAGCTCTGGGAATCTACGATCTACCATGGAATGAATCATCTCTTTCGGTGGCGATCGAGGACCTGAAAAAACACGACATAAAACCGTAcataaaaaatgattatttattCGAAGAATCGCTCTGTCCACTGAAGATAACGCGCAATTTCAGCAGCAACGGTGACGATCATGAAGAATCGGCCGAAATGGTTCACGGGCCAAGCGGCGATAAGACGATCGAATATGTTGTGATCGTTTTGCTGGTGGCCGTCATCTGCGGTTTGCTGTTCAAGGTATTCGTCGATAGCCGATACTATCGAGAGCTGTTTAAGGATCGTCTTCGCGGTTCGTCGATTTCCCATGAAAGCTTAGTGAGTTGCGATCTGAATGGCTAG